One window of Mediterraneibacter butyricigenes genomic DNA carries:
- the pdxR gene encoding MocR-like pyridoxine biosynthesis transcription factor PdxR: protein MNELTINLQTGSKIPLYEQIYNYVKENIQNGKLSSKEKLPSTRTLARHLEVSRSTIELAYEQLMSEGYIEAEPCRGYFVAQIEDLFAWEPERIREEEIPAREKEIFRYDFSPSGVDLKSFPYNAWRKLSKESLVADRAELFRLGNSQGEWGLRKAISSYLYQARGVSATPEQIIVGAGNDYLLMLLCMILGSDYKVAMENPTYKQSYRVFSNLSYQVCTVNMDENGMLVSELKKSEADIAFVMPSHHYPLGTVMPLKRRMELLKWAEEKPSRYIIEDDYDSEFRYKGKPIPALQGYDRKEKVIYMGTFSKSIAPAIRVSYMVLPYSLLEGYHKRAEFLSSTVSRVDQLILQNFIEQGYFERHLNKSRALYKGRHDALLAALKPLQDLCTISGEHAGVHLLLHFPELEEEELIRAAGKNGVKVYGLSEYYVEPPKKKEAVIMLGYANLSEEKIKEAVRLLEKAWRPLKGSRR, encoded by the coding sequence ATGAATGAACTGACGATCAATCTGCAGACGGGTTCGAAGATCCCTCTGTATGAACAGATTTATAATTATGTCAAAGAGAATATTCAGAACGGAAAACTTTCAAGCAAGGAGAAACTGCCTTCTACCAGAACGCTTGCAAGACATCTGGAGGTCAGCAGAAGTACCATTGAACTGGCTTATGAACAGTTGATGTCGGAAGGGTATATAGAGGCGGAGCCGTGCCGGGGATATTTTGTGGCGCAGATTGAAGATCTTTTTGCATGGGAACCGGAGCGGATCCGGGAAGAAGAAATTCCTGCCAGGGAAAAAGAAATATTCCGGTATGATTTTTCACCCAGTGGAGTCGATTTGAAAAGTTTTCCCTATAATGCATGGAGAAAGCTGTCAAAAGAAAGTCTGGTCGCAGACCGGGCAGAATTATTCCGGCTTGGAAATTCCCAGGGGGAATGGGGACTTCGAAAAGCGATTTCCAGTTATCTGTATCAGGCACGGGGAGTCAGTGCGACACCGGAACAGATTATTGTGGGAGCGGGAAATGACTATCTGCTGATGCTGCTTTGTATGATATTGGGATCGGATTATAAGGTGGCGATGGAGAATCCGACGTACAAACAATCCTACCGGGTATTCTCCAATCTGTCCTATCAGGTCTGTACGGTGAATATGGATGAAAACGGAATGCTGGTATCGGAACTGAAAAAGTCAGAGGCGGATATCGCTTTCGTGATGCCTTCTCATCATTATCCGCTCGGAACGGTTATGCCGTTGAAACGAAGAATGGAATTGCTGAAATGGGCAGAAGAAAAACCATCTCGTTATATTATCGAGGATGATTATGACAGTGAGTTCCGTTATAAGGGAAAACCAATCCCGGCTTTGCAGGGATATGACCGGAAAGAAAAAGTGATCTATATGGGAACCTTTTCGAAATCCATTGCTCCGGCAATCCGTGTCAGCTATATGGTGCTTCCCTATTCTCTGTTGGAAGGATATCATAAACGGGCAGAGTTTCTGAGTTCTACTGTGTCCAGGGTAGATCAGCTGATCTTACAGAATTTTATAGAGCAGGGATATTTTGAGAGACATCTGAACAAGAGCAGGGCGTTGTATAAAGGAAGACATGATGCGTTGCTTGCCGCTCTCAAACCGCTTCAGGATCTGTGTACCATTTCTGGGGAACATGCGGGAGTACATCTGTTGCTTCATTTCCCGGAGTTGGAGGAAGAAGAACTGATTCGGGCGGCAGGGAAAAACGGAGTCAAAGTCTACGGACTTTCGGAATATTATGTAGAACCGCCAAAGAAAAAAGAAGCGGTGATCATGCTGGGATATGCAAATCTCAGTGAAGAAAAGATAAAAGAAGCAGTAAGACTGTTAGAAAAAGCCTGGAGACCTCTGAAAGGTTCCAGGCGATAA